In Bradyrhizobium paxllaeri, the genomic stretch GCTTCCAGCAATTCCAGCAGGTGATGGCCCACCGCCTCGCGCACGTCGCGCTCGCTGAGGTCTTCGGACAACAGCCCGAAGATGCGCGCCAGCACCCGGCTCTCGGAAGCGCTCACATACATGCGGGGCATCCTAGCGGGGAACCACGACCGGGGGAACCGGCTTGGCGCCGCCTTGCCGCCCTATTCGGCCTTGATGCCGGCTTGCTCGATCACTTTGCGCCAGCGCTCCACCTCGCTGCGGTAGTAGCGGCCGAACTCCTCCGGCGGCGCCGCGATCAGAACGAGGCCCTCGTTGACGCTGAGCTTCTTGAAGACATCCGCCTGCACGGCCTTTGCCGCCGACCTGTTGAGGCGGTCGATGATGTCAGGTGGCGTTTTCGCCGGCGCAAACAGGCCGTACCAGGTTTCGGCTTCGAAGCCGGCAAGACCGGTCTCGGCGACTGTCGGCAATTGCGGAAAGGCGGGCGAACGCTCTGATGATGTCACCGCCAGCGCGCGCAACTGGCCGCCCTCGATCAGGGCTGCGGCGCTTGCCACCGTCGTGAACATCACCTGGGTCTGCCCGCCGATCAGATCGGTGATCGCAGGTGCGGAGCCCTTGTAGGGCACCATCGTCATGTTGACGCCGGCCATGCGCTTGAACATTTCGCCCGCGAGGTGCGCCGAGGTACCGGTGCCGAACGTGCCGTAGGAGATCTTGTCGGGCTCGGCTTTCGCCGCCGCGATCAGATCGCCGACGGAACGAAACGACGACTTCGGGTTGACGACGACGATGTTGGGGGAACGCGCGATGAACGCGACCGGCGCAAAGTCCTTGTTCGGATCGAACGGCAGTTTCGCATACAGGCTCGGATTGACCGCATGGGCAAATGATCCCATCAGCAACGTGTAGCCGTCGGCTTCGGCGACAGCGACCGCCTGCGCGCCGATGATGGTGCCTGCGCCCGGCTTGTTCTCGATGATGATGCTGGCGCCGAGGTCCTTCGCCATCTCCTGCGCCAGCACGCGCGCGATGGCGTCGGTGCCGCCGCCCGGCGCAAAGGGCACGATGATCTTGATGACGCGCTCCGGATAGGCGGCGAAAGCCGTATGGCTGAGCAGGAACAACGATAGCGCCGTGAACGCGAACAAGGCGATGCGGTATCGATCGACGGTAGTCAGTGGCATCGCACGGCTTCCCGCCGACACCCGCTCGCGTGTGAACATCCGTCGCCTCCCCTGCTTTTCTTCAGATCACTTTATTGTATCCGACGGCATCGATCCAGACCGTGACTATCCACCTGATCGGGATAGACTTCGGCAATTGTTCAAATTGAAAGCGTCCAGAGAGGAGAGCGAGCATGAAGCCCCGGATGAACTATTACCAGGCCGCGCCCGACACCATCAAAGCGCTCGTCGCGGTGGAAGCCCAGATCGTCGCCTCAGGGCTCGAAAAGTCGCTGATCGAACTGGTGAAGACGCGCGCCTCGCAGATCAACGGCTGCGCCTATTGCATCAACATGCACACCCAGGATGCCCGCAAGCTCGGCGAGACCGAACAGCGGCTCTATTTACTGAGCGCCTGGCATGAATCGCCGCTCTATACCGACCGCGAACGCGCCGCGCTGGCATGGACCGACGCGTTGACGCTGATCGCCGAGACGCATGCCCCTGACGACCTCTACGAAGTGCTCCGCGCCCATTTCTCG encodes the following:
- a CDS encoding carboxymuconolactone decarboxylase family protein; the encoded protein is MKPRMNYYQAAPDTIKALVAVEAQIVASGLEKSLIELVKTRASQINGCAYCINMHTQDARKLGETEQRLYLLSAWHESPLYTDRERAALAWTDALTLIAETHAPDDLYEVLRAHFSEVEMVNLTVLIGAINAWNRIAISFRAVHPVKAKAAVA
- a CDS encoding tripartite tricarboxylate transporter substrate binding protein, with protein sequence MPLTTVDRYRIALFAFTALSLFLLSHTAFAAYPERVIKIIVPFAPGGGTDAIARVLAQEMAKDLGASIIIENKPGAGTIIGAQAVAVAEADGYTLLMGSFAHAVNPSLYAKLPFDPNKDFAPVAFIARSPNIVVVNPKSSFRSVGDLIAAAKAEPDKISYGTFGTGTSAHLAGEMFKRMAGVNMTMVPYKGSAPAITDLIGGQTQVMFTTVASAAALIEGGQLRALAVTSSERSPAFPQLPTVAETGLAGFEAETWYGLFAPAKTPPDIIDRLNRSAAKAVQADVFKKLSVNEGLVLIAAPPEEFGRYYRSEVERWRKVIEQAGIKAE